A single Syngnathus acus chromosome 8, fSynAcu1.2, whole genome shotgun sequence DNA region contains:
- the LOC119126007 gene encoding protein SCO1 homolog, mitochondrial, translated as MSLSVLVRRLGCRQFGGDVSVVQSVTFIHRLVWRDIAAMRTLSSLPSSVCCRVKLCNRCLATRCQHPQSAKRFSTLPPKPSSRDKSKKSGPVTWKSLAVTFAMGGALLGGMKYLKSEKEELMEKERNKSLGRPALGGPFSLVDHNGKSVSSNDFLGQWVLIYFGFTHCPDICPDELEKMIEVVDEIDKIKSLPKLTPILITIDPDRDTPEAMGAYVKEFSPKLIGLTGTTAEVEQVSRAYRVYYSQGPKDEDNDYIVDHTIIMYLVGPDGLFVDYFGQNKRNVEISNTIAAHMRKYKKDK; from the exons atgtcGTTAAGTGTTTTGGTTCGCCGTCTGGGCTGCAGGCAGTTTGGCGGTGACGTGAGTGTCGTCCAAAGCGTCACATTTATCCACCGCCTCGTATGGAGAGACATCGCAGCGATGCGCACGTTGTCATCGCTGCCGTCAAGCGTTTGCTGCCGA gtgaaGCTTTGCAACCGCTGCCTAGCAACACGATGTCAACATCCCCAAAGCGCCAAGCGATTTTCCACGCTTCCTCCAAAGCCTTCATCACGGGACAAATCCAAGAAGTCTGGG CCCGTCACATGGAAATCTTTAGCAGTAACCTTCGCCATGGGTGGAGCTCTGCTTGGCGGAATGAAGTACTTAAAGAGCGAAAAAGAAGAAC TAATGGAAAAAGAGCGCAACAAGTCGTTGGGGCGCCCGGCGCTGGGCGGACCATTTTCGCTGGTGGACCACAACGGAAAGTCGGTGAGCAGCAACGACTTCCTGGGCCAGTGGGTGCTAATCTACTTCGGCTTCACGCACTGTCCTGACATCTGCCCCGACGAGCTGGAGAAGATGATAGAGGTGGTGGATGAAATTg aTAAAATAAAGTCTCTGCCCAAGCTGACACCCATCCTCATCACTATTGACCCTGACAGGGACACGCCGGAGGCCATGGGGGCTTACGTCAAAG AGTTTTCGCCGAAGCTGATTGGCCTGACGGGGACGACGGCTGAAGTGGAGCAAGTGTCGAGAGCTTATCGAGTTTACTACAGTCAAGGACCCAAAGACGAAGACAACGACTACATT GTGGACCACACCATCATCATGTACCTTGTTGGACCCGACGGACTCTTTGTGGACTATTTtggtcaaaacaaaagaaacgtGGAGATCTCCAATACCATCGCAGCTCACATGAGGAAGTACAAGAAGGACAAGTGA